The genomic window GAGGTGGAAGGCGATCATAAAGGACGTGGTCAGCCAGTTGGTGCGTCCGCCCTGGGCTGCGCGCCCCAGCGTGGGGACTTCTGGCCGGGCAGCATAACGTTTCCGAGTGACTTCTGCTTCCGCAGCGACGGGTCTTTCGAGTAATTCAACAGGCATCTGGAGCAACATCCTTCAGGAAAAATCTTCCTGTTTCTACCGTATCAGCGAGGGGCTGGCGCGGATGTAAGACTTTTGTAATGTCACCGTGATAGCGTGCTAACGAGCCATGAAAAAGGACCTGCTGCTGCTTCTGTTGTGTGGCGCCTGTGCGGCGCAAACGATTCCTCTGCCCACCAGCAAGAAACTGATGGAACCTGTGCCGGGTTCGCCGCAACGGCTGAACAGTCTGCCGATGATGATGGCCTGGTCACCGGACCATCGCCATCTGGCCATGGTGAATGCAGGTTATGGGACGGTCGAGTCCAGCTATGCGCAGTCGATTGCAGTGCTCGACACGGAGACGCAGAAGCTGGCGGATTTTCCGCAGGAGCAGACGGCCCCCGGATCGGCGCAGACGCTTTACAACGGGCTGGCCTTTAGTCTGGACGGAAGCCATCTGTACGCGAGCCTGGACTCGCTGGCCCAACCGGAGAGCGGCAATGTGATTGCGGTCTACCGCTATGACGGAACAACGCTCCAGTTTGAGCGGAACATCACGGTGCCGCTGCAGAAGCTGGCCGCCGGCCACGTGCAAAATCCGCTGGGCGGGAACGTACCGGCTGGCATGGCGATCCCGGTGCCGACGGGGCTGGCGGTGGTGAAGGGGCAGTCCGGCGGGGAAGAGGTCCTTGTGGCCGATGAATTCTCCGATGATGTGCTGCTGATGGATGCGGCCTCAGGGAAGGTCCTGGAGCGGTTTGATTTTGCCGACCATGCGATGGTGCCCTCGGAGTATCCGATTACGGTGATTGCCAGTCGGGACAGCCGCCGGGCCTTTGTTGCGCTATGGAACGGATCAGCGGTAGCGGAGCTGGACCTGCATCAAGGAAAGATCGTGCAAAAGCTCGCGCTGCTGCCGCCAGACAAGGCGACGTCGCCGGGGTCGCATCCGGCTGCGCTGGTGCTCTCTCCGGATGAGAAGGTGCTGTATGTGGCGCTGGCCAATCGGGACGCGGTGGCCGCGGTCCGGCTCCATGGAGAGAAGATGCAGCTTGCCGGGATGTACAACACGCAACTGCCGGGGCAGCGGTATTTCGGGGCGATTCCGGAGGCGCTGGCGCTCTCAGAGGACGGCAGGACGCTGTATGTTGCGAATGGGGGTTCGGATGCGGTTGCAGTGTTTGCCACCAGCGAGCTGAAGCCGGGCGCGATGACGGAGGCCAAGGGCTTTCTGCCCACAGAGTGGTTCCCGACAGCACTGGCGGTGAAAGGCGGTCACCTCTATGTTGCCGCGGGAAAGGGACGGGGCACGGCTGCAAATGTTGCTCCGCAGCCTCTACCGGAGCGAACATGGGGGCAAACGCGGAGGGTGCGTCGTCCGCATACCTACATTGCGACGATGTTGCACGGGTCTCTGGCAGATGTGGACCTGGAGCAGGCACAAAGGGAGCTGCCCCGGCTCACGTCTGAGGTGCTGGCCAGCAACATGATGGAGGCAGCGTCGCAGCACCTGCAATTCGCCGGTGGAACCAACCCCATCCACCATGTGATTTACATCATCAAAGAAAACCGCACCTACGACCAGATTTTTGGCGATCTGGGGGTGGGAAACGGCGACCCTTCGCTGACGATGTATGGTAAGAGCATCACGCCCAATCTGCACAAGCTGGCGTTGCAGTTTGGTGTGCTGGACAACTTCTACGATTCGGGCGAGGTTTCCGGAGACGGCCACGTGTGGTCGAATGCGGCCATCAGCAGCGACTACACCGAAAAGACATGGCAACAGGCGTATCGCGGCAGTGCGCGAGTATACGACTTTGAGGGCATTGTCGAGAAAGGCAATCCGTACCGGGAAGGGATTCCGGACGTGAATGAGCCAGCCAGCAGCTACATCTGGACGGACCTGGCAAAACACGGCAAGACGCTCTACCACTTTGGGGAGTACATTGCGACGACCTTCTGCCAGGAGGAGACGGAGCAAGCCAGGGAGAAGTCTCCGCTGGCGGGAACGCCGGAGCCGGCACCGGAGCAGTGTGCTGCTCCCGTCATTCATCCGGGCCAGCCGATTCCGGCAAATTATGGCGGGGGAGTGAGCCGGTATCCATGGGACATTCCGCTGATTGCAAAAAATGTGGCCACCAAGCCGGAGCTGGAAGGGCATTTCGATCCGCAGTATCCGGACTTTGAGCTGGCCTTTCCGGACCAGCTTCGCGTTGAAGAGTTCCTGACGCACTTTCGCCGGTGGGTTGCAGAGCGCAAGCAGGGACAGGACACGATGCCGGACTTTGTGATGCTGCGGCTGCCCAATGACCACACGGCGGGGACGCGCCCGGGGATGCCGACTCCGCGGGCCTCGATTGCAGACAATGATCTGGCGGTGGGCCGGGCGGTGGAGGCGGTTTCGCACAGCCCCTACTGGGACGACACGGCGTTTTTCATCCTGGAGGACGATGCGCAGGACGGGGCCGACCATGTGGATGCGCACCGCAGTACGGCGCTGATTATCAGCAAATACGCACCGCGTCATGCGCAGCCCCTGGTGGACTCAAACTTCTACACGACGGTGAGCTTTCTGCGCACGATGGAGGACCTGCTGGGGATTCCGCCAATGAACAACAATGACGCGCTGGCGCCGCTCATCTCTTCTGTGTTTGCCGGAGCCGGGGACCAGCCGCCCTTTGACGCGGACTATTCGAACCGCGACAACGGGCTGATTTATACGGCCAACACGCCAAAGTCGCCGGGAGCAAAGGAATCAAGCCGGATGGACTTTACCCATGAAGACCGCGCCGATCCGGTGAAGCTGAATGTGATTCTCTGGCGGGACGCCATGGGCGACAGGCCGGTCCCCTGGATGGTGCTGCATCCGCACAACGGGCACAGAGACGATGATGATGGTGGGGAATGAGAGGACGACACGAGGCCGAGGGCTACATCCGGGGCGAGAACCGGCGGCAGGTTACACTGACTAGTCATGAAGCTATCTCGCCCCATACTGGCCGTTCTGTGTGTTGTTCTTTGCTGGAGCGCCGCAGGAAGCGCTCTTGATCGTTCCTCAGGTGCGGACTATCACGCGCGCCGTGCTGCTCTGGCAGGCAAACTGAATGGCGGAGTGGCCGTGCTGTTTGCCGGGGAAGAACCGCTGCTGGATTTCATGCCGTATCGGCAGGATTCGGACTTCTACTATCTGACCGGATGGAACGAGCCGGGCGCCGCACTGTTGATTGAGGCCCCGGCAGCGGCGCAGGGAACACGGCCTGCGCGTGCTTACCGCGAAGTGATGTTTTTGCCCACGCGCAATCTGCGCATGGAGCTGTTTACGGGCAGAAAGCTGGATGCGGCCTCTCCAGATGCTCCGCGGCTGACAGGGGTGGATGAGGTAAGGCCGATGAGCGACCTTGCGGTGATCCTGAACCAGATTGCGGCGGGGGACCGAACGATGATGTATCGCGTTTGGTCTGAGCCGGAGACGGAGCAGGCAAAATCGCTGCTGGCCTGGACGGCAGCCACGCTGGGGATGGAACATGCTCCTCCGATGAAGGACGTGCGCGGAGCGGTGGCGGAGCTGCGGGCGGTCAAAGATGCCGATGAGCTGATGCTGCTCCGGAAGGCCGCTGATGCTTCTGTACAGGCGCAGCTGGCGATGATGAAGGCCGTGCATCCGGGCCAGAGAGAACGTACCGTGGCCGGCATCATCCTCGAAAAGCTCATGGAGAACGGATGTGAACGGCCCTCCTATGCGCCGATTGTGGGATCAGGGGAGAAATCGACGGAGCTGCACTACGCTGAAAACAGCCAGACGATGCAGGCGGGTGATGTGGTGGTGGTGGATGCAGCCGGCGAGTATTCCATGTATGCCTCAGACATTACGCGCACGCTGCCAGTCAACGGACACTTCAGCGCGCGGCAGCGTGAGATTTACGACATTGTGCTGGGGGCGCAGAGGGCAGCGATGGAGGCCTTTGTGGCCGGGAAATCCCGCATCAATGATCCGCAGCACAAATATCCGGACTCACTCGATACGATTGCGTGGAACTACATGAATGCCCATGGCAAGGACCTGCACGGCGACCCGTTGGGCAAGTACTTTATCCACGGTATCGGACATTCGGTAGGGATTGACGTGCATGATCCCTATGACTACTCGCAGCCCATCCAGAAAGGGATGGTCTTTACCATCGAGCCGGGGATTTACATTCCAGAAGAAAAGCTGGGGGTGCGGATTGAAGATGTGTTCTATGTAAAGCAGGACGGCACGCTGGAGTGCCTGACCTGCGCGCTTCCTAAAGAGGCCGAGGCGGTAGAAAAGGAAATGCGCAGCCGATGAAGGAGATTGCGCAGTCTTTCTTTGTAATTTTGTCCGGTTTTGTGACCGTTGTGGGGCTTTCCGGAATTGTGGCGGCAGTGGTGAAGCGGACCTTTCCTGGGCTGGAGGAGAAGACGCCTGCCGACCCCTTTGCCATGGCCATGAACGTGGGCGTGGGTCTGGCCGCCTCGCTTACGGGCGGTTATGTGACCGCGCGGCTCTCGGCGGGCAATCCGATTGTTCATACGCTGATGCTGGCATTGGTGGTGCTGCTGTTCAGCGCCTTCTCTGCGGTGCAGATGAAGGACCGGCAGCCCATCCTCTATTTGCTGGTGCTGACGGTGGTTCCGCCGCTGGCGGTGCTTTGCGGAGGGTTGCTGCGGCTGAGGCAGCTGGGGATCGCTTGGTAAACAGCAAAGGGCGGAAACCAGGTCCGCCCTTTTTGATTTCGGAATCCGCCGGGATTACCAGCGCACGCCAAAGGTGACAGGAAGCGTTCCGAAGCTCCCGGTGCCCTGCTGGGTAGCAGAGGCAGAGGGCGAATCGACCCAGACATAGCGGACTTCTGCAAAGAGCTTGCCGTTGCTGTCCGGACCGAAGGCCTTCCATATGAAGCCTGTGCCGATGTTCATGCCGCCCTGATTGCTGGAGAAGTGCCCGATGGTGACATTGGCGACGCCTTCATAACAGAAGCCGAAATAATCGCAATAGAGCACGGCCTGGGGCGATGTAAATGTGGTGACCTTGCGGTAGAAGCCGCCTCCACCAGTAAAGTAGGCCCCGAAGCTCCCTTTGGAAGGCAGATAAACGATGGGGTCCACGGTGAAGGACCAGACATGCACATTGCCACCCGGGGCACCGACGGCGGCCAAAGTGCGGCCGGGGATTTTGTCATCCATGAACTGATATTCGACGAGGGTGCCCAGCCATTTATTGAAGTTCCAGCCTGCGCCCAGGGTGAGATTGCCGCCATAGGTGGCATAGTTGGTCGTGTGGCCGACCGGAGCATTGAACCCGCCGCCTGCTTCAAAGGCGATATGGCTCCAACGGCTCTGGTAAGAGGGGTAAGAGTTGCCTTGCCCGTACTGCGGCTTCGCCGAGGCGGAAGGAGCAGGATTCGGAGCAGCGGCAAGCGAGGCCCCATCAATATCTTCGGTCAGATAGGCCTTGTAGTCCGATGAGCTGGAGACCCCGGGACCGCTGGTCTGGGCCGAGGCTGAAGATGGAAATGCCGCCAGGGCCAAAGCAGAACATGCCATGGCAATTTTGAAAAGAAAAGAACGGGGAGTTGAACTGACCACCATAGAATTTCCCTCAGTGTTTTGGATTTGGGGCCTTCGTGGGCCGGGCCCCTGACAAACTGGTTAACACTATTCCGATGCTTTTGACTCGGTAAATGATGTTTCTGCGTGAAACACAGGGATTTTCCGGGGCCGCCGGCAGCCATCGGGACGACGCGGTTGCGCTACCATAAGAGAGAATGTCCGCTGCCCGTTCCAAAGCTGTCGTGAGCCTCTCCGGAGGCATGGATTCGTGTGTCTGCGCTGCTTTGGCCGCGCGAGATTTTGACGCTTATGCGATCCACTTCAGCTATGGACAGCGCACCGAAGCCAGGGAGCTCAAGGCGGCCCAAGCGGTGGCGGCGCAACTGGGGTTCCGGGATTTTCTGCATCTGAAGACAGACCTTTTCCGGAGGATTGGAGGATCGGCACTGACTGACGCCGGGATCGGGGTGCCGGAGGCCCCGGAAGATGGGCAGATTGGCGCGGAAATTCCGGTGACCTATGTGCCTTTCCGCAATGCGCATTTTCTTTCCGCGGCGGTGAGCTGGGCCGAAGTGCTGGGGGCGCAGAGGATCTATATTGGCGCCGTCGAGCAGGACAGCTCCGGGTATCCGGATTGCCGTCCGGCCTATTATGAGGCCTTTCAGCAACTTGTGCGCAGGGGGACCAAAGAGGGAGACATCGAAATTGTGACTCCGCTCATCCATCTCCGCAAGAAGGAGATTGTGCGGATCGGTCTTGAACTTGGTGCGCCGCTCCATTTAACGTGGTCATGCTATTCAGGCGAAGAGACCGCCTGCGGTGTATGTGAAAGCTGTGTGCTGCGGCTGCGCGCTTTTGAAGAGGCCGGAGCGCAGGACCGCATTCCCTACGCTGTGCGCCGGAGAGGG from Pseudacidobacterium ailaaui includes these protein-coding regions:
- a CDS encoding aminopeptidase P N-terminal domain-containing protein gives rise to the protein MKLSRPILAVLCVVLCWSAAGSALDRSSGADYHARRAALAGKLNGGVAVLFAGEEPLLDFMPYRQDSDFYYLTGWNEPGAALLIEAPAAAQGTRPARAYREVMFLPTRNLRMELFTGRKLDAASPDAPRLTGVDEVRPMSDLAVILNQIAAGDRTMMYRVWSEPETEQAKSLLAWTAATLGMEHAPPMKDVRGAVAELRAVKDADELMLLRKAADASVQAQLAMMKAVHPGQRERTVAGIILEKLMENGCERPSYAPIVGSGEKSTELHYAENSQTMQAGDVVVVDAAGEYSMYASDITRTLPVNGHFSARQREIYDIVLGAQRAAMEAFVAGKSRINDPQHKYPDSLDTIAWNYMNAHGKDLHGDPLGKYFIHGIGHSVGIDVHDPYDYSQPIQKGMVFTIEPGIYIPEEKLGVRIEDVFYVKQDGTLECLTCALPKEAEAVEKEMRSR
- a CDS encoding bifunctional YncE family protein/alkaline phosphatase family protein; this encodes MKKDLLLLLLCGACAAQTIPLPTSKKLMEPVPGSPQRLNSLPMMMAWSPDHRHLAMVNAGYGTVESSYAQSIAVLDTETQKLADFPQEQTAPGSAQTLYNGLAFSLDGSHLYASLDSLAQPESGNVIAVYRYDGTTLQFERNITVPLQKLAAGHVQNPLGGNVPAGMAIPVPTGLAVVKGQSGGEEVLVADEFSDDVLLMDAASGKVLERFDFADHAMVPSEYPITVIASRDSRRAFVALWNGSAVAELDLHQGKIVQKLALLPPDKATSPGSHPAALVLSPDEKVLYVALANRDAVAAVRLHGEKMQLAGMYNTQLPGQRYFGAIPEALALSEDGRTLYVANGGSDAVAVFATSELKPGAMTEAKGFLPTEWFPTALAVKGGHLYVAAGKGRGTAANVAPQPLPERTWGQTRRVRRPHTYIATMLHGSLADVDLEQAQRELPRLTSEVLASNMMEAASQHLQFAGGTNPIHHVIYIIKENRTYDQIFGDLGVGNGDPSLTMYGKSITPNLHKLALQFGVLDNFYDSGEVSGDGHVWSNAAISSDYTEKTWQQAYRGSARVYDFEGIVEKGNPYREGIPDVNEPASSYIWTDLAKHGKTLYHFGEYIATTFCQEETEQAREKSPLAGTPEPAPEQCAAPVIHPGQPIPANYGGGVSRYPWDIPLIAKNVATKPELEGHFDPQYPDFELAFPDQLRVEEFLTHFRRWVAERKQGQDTMPDFVMLRLPNDHTAGTRPGMPTPRASIADNDLAVGRAVEAVSHSPYWDDTAFFILEDDAQDGADHVDAHRSTALIISKYAPRHAQPLVDSNFYTTVSFLRTMEDLLGIPPMNNNDALAPLISSVFAGAGDQPPFDADYSNRDNGLIYTANTPKSPGAKESSRMDFTHEDRADPVKLNVILWRDAMGDRPVPWMVLHPHNGHRDDDDGGE
- the queC gene encoding 7-cyano-7-deazaguanine synthase QueC, yielding MSAARSKAVVSLSGGMDSCVCAALAARDFDAYAIHFSYGQRTEARELKAAQAVAAQLGFRDFLHLKTDLFRRIGGSALTDAGIGVPEAPEDGQIGAEIPVTYVPFRNAHFLSAAVSWAEVLGAQRIYIGAVEQDSSGYPDCRPAYYEAFQQLVRRGTKEGDIEIVTPLIHLRKKEIVRIGLELGAPLHLTWSCYSGEETACGVCESCVLRLRAFEEAGAQDRIPYAVRRRGTGRE